GATATGGATTTGAAAAATCTAAACTTCAGAATTGACGATAACGGTAAAAAGACTTCTATTGCGATCAATAAACTTGTTTTAGACAACAAACAACTCGAAACCAATCTTCATGTTCAAAGCAAAGATTTTGATCAGCGCTGGAACATAAAAGGTTTTGCAGATCCAAGAAACAAAAAAGCAGATATCCGATTCTTTAATTTAGATACCGGCGCAATCCGTGTTCCTTATTTAGACGAGCGTTACAACCTAAAAGCAAGCTTTGATTCGATCCGATTAAATGTTCAAAACATAGAAAAAGACGGAAGCGAATTGCATATCGACGGTTATACTTCGATCACTAATTTAAAAATCAATCACCCAAAAATTGCCAGCAAAGATGTAGTAATCAAAAATGCACGTTTTGATTATCGTTTTTTATTGGGGAATGATTTTATTTCGATAGACAGCACTTCGACTATGCAATTGAACAAGATAAAATTGCATCCTTACGTTTCTTACGATACTGAAAAAGATACGACTTATACCTTAAGAGTCAATATTCCGAAGATGAAAGCGCAGGATTTTATCGTTTCATTGCCTGACGGATTGTTTACACACTTTCAGGGAATGGAAGCAACCGGGAATTTTGATTATAAACTCGATTTCAAATTCAATAAAAACAAACCGAATACTTTAGTTTTTGACAGTAAACTAAACAAGGAAGATTTAAAAATCACCAAATATGGCGAAGCCGATTTAAATAAATTAAACGGTGAATTTGTCTATCGCGCCATTATTCAAAATGTGTTGCAACGTCCGGTTTTGGTTGGAAATGCAAATCCTAATTATACGCCATTAGATCAGATTTCGCCTTATTTAAGAAAATGCGTTCTTACGACCGAAGATCCATCGTTCTTCTCACATCGCGGTTTTATAAATGAAGCTTTCAAACAATCTATTCTAAAAAATATCAGAACTAAAAAGTTTTCTCGTGGCGCCAGCACAATTAGTATGCAGCTAATTAAAAACGTTTTCCTGACACGCGAAAAAACGCTTTCGCGAAAGTTAGAAGAAATCTTATTGGTTTATATTCTTGAAAACAATCGAGTTGTAAGCAAAGAAAGAATGCTCGAAGTTTATTTCAACATCATAGAATGGGGACCAAATGTATACGGAATTGGCGAAGCAAGTCATTTCTACTTCCAAAAAAGTCCTTCGGCTTTAAATGTTGATGAATGTTTGTTTTTGGCAACGATTATTCCGAAACCTAGAAAATTCATGTATCAGTTTAATGATCAGGGCAATTTGAAAGATTTCGCAGTAAAGAATCAAAAATTCTTGAGAAACTTAATGTTCCGTCGTGGTTTATTAATTCCCGAAGACACACTTGGTCAATTACCTGTTTATATATCAGGAAATGCCCGTTCATTGATACGTATTAAAGCTCCGGATTCTACAGCAGTTCCAGCAGATTCTTTATCTATTAGCGACGAATTTGATTTGTAGGTTACCGAAGACACAAAGACACGAGGTTTTATTTAATCTCGCAAAGACGCAGAGTCGCAAAGTTTGGCTGTTAAGTTGAATTGCGTCCAGCTTCAGCTGGATGAAAATATAAAGCAAATAAAAAGGGCTTTAGCCAAACAATACAGTTTGGCTAAAGCCCTTTTTATATCAATCTTATTCCCCTAGCTGAAGCTAGGGGCTATGAAAAAAACTTTGCGACTCTGCGTCTTTGCGAGATTAAATAAATATCAACCAAGTCTTCGCGACATAATAACTTACGGTGCAGGATCAGGAATTATCGCCTGAACTGCAGCAATCTCAGTTAAAATTTCTTTTGATAAAAACACATCAATTGTATCGATGTTTTCTTTTAATTGTTCCATTGTTGTTGCACCAATAATAGCACTCGTTAAAAACGGTTGTTGCAACACAAAACCCATTGCCAGTTCGGTTAAAGTCAAACCATGTTTATGAGCGATTTCCTGATACAATTTTGTTGCCTGTGTACATTGTTCACTATTATAACGTGTGTATTGCGGAAAAAGATTGATTCTCGCGTTTGGATGTGCTTCTCCAGTTAAAAACTTACCCGTTAAAACTCCAAAAGCCAAAGGAGAATAAGCCAATAAACCAACATTTTCATATTTAGAAACTTCGGCAGAACCAACTTCAAAAAGGCGATTCAATAAGTTATAAGGATTTTGAACCGTTTTGATTCTTGGTAAGTTGTGATATTTGCTTTCTTCCAGAAAACGCATCATTCCCCAAGCATTTTCGTTAGAAACTCCAATGTGTTTTATTTTTCCTTCTTTGATTAATTCGTCAAAAGTTTCTAAAACGGTTCTGAAATTATCTTCCCAAATTGCATCATGATCTTTAAATCCGCGTTGTCCAAAATAATTCGTCAATCTTTCCGGCCAATGCATTTGATATAAGTCGATATAATCTGTTTGCAGACGTTTTAAACTATTTTCTACAGCATATTTAATACTTTCCGGAGAAAAATCTCCCTTTTCACGCATATACGTGAAATTCGGATTTGGGCCCGCAATTTTAGATGCCAAAACCACTTTGTCACGATTTCCCGATTTCTTAAACCAGGTTCCGATTATTTTCTCTGTACTTCCGTAAGTTTCTTCACGTGCCGGAACAGAATACATTTCGGCAGTATCAAAAAAATTAACGCCTCTTTCAAGTGCATAATCCATTTGTTGATGTCCTTCCGCTTCGGTATTTTGTTGCCCGAAAGTCATCGTTCCGAGGTTTATTTTACTAACTTTTATATCCGTGTTGGGTAATGTTGTGTATTTCATTTTTTTTTGAGGTTCTAAGTTGCTAAGGATCTGAGTCGCTAAGTTTTTTTTCTAAGCTTTCAGCTTAATAATTATAAAACTCAAATATACGACGAGAATTTTTCAAACGGAAATCTGAAAAAAGTTAAAAAAAGAATA
This genomic window from Flavobacterium sp. 9 contains:
- a CDS encoding transglycosylase domain-containing protein, coding for MKFPKLNIPKQKIFKALKILAVVLVLILIGLYYFRDSLLKQAIAKVTHKMAVDYNSTFSVKSASFEGLSGIKLTDVILVPKNADTLCHIHKIETSISLANLLIGDVQVGTLRVDNGYIQLVKKGNIRNFDAFLKKDKSDTDKNEKRKYAAFAYRIISKLLNLVPTDMDLKNLNFRIDDNGKKTSIAINKLVLDNKQLETNLHVQSKDFDQRWNIKGFADPRNKKADIRFFNLDTGAIRVPYLDERYNLKASFDSIRLNVQNIEKDGSELHIDGYTSITNLKINHPKIASKDVVIKNARFDYRFLLGNDFISIDSTSTMQLNKIKLHPYVSYDTEKDTTYTLRVNIPKMKAQDFIVSLPDGLFTHFQGMEATGNFDYKLDFKFNKNKPNTLVFDSKLNKEDLKITKYGEADLNKLNGEFVYRAIIQNVLQRPVLVGNANPNYTPLDQISPYLRKCVLTTEDPSFFSHRGFINEAFKQSILKNIRTKKFSRGASTISMQLIKNVFLTREKTLSRKLEEILLVYILENNRVVSKERMLEVYFNIIEWGPNVYGIGEASHFYFQKSPSALNVDECLFLATIIPKPRKFMYQFNDQGNLKDFAVKNQKFLRNLMFRRGLLIPEDTLGQLPVYISGNARSLIRIKAPDSTAVPADSLSISDEFDL
- a CDS encoding aldo/keto reductase, whose translation is MKYTTLPNTDIKVSKINLGTMTFGQQNTEAEGHQQMDYALERGVNFFDTAEMYSVPAREETYGSTEKIIGTWFKKSGNRDKVVLASKIAGPNPNFTYMREKGDFSPESIKYAVENSLKRLQTDYIDLYQMHWPERLTNYFGQRGFKDHDAIWEDNFRTVLETFDELIKEGKIKHIGVSNENAWGMMRFLEESKYHNLPRIKTVQNPYNLLNRLFEVGSAEVSKYENVGLLAYSPLAFGVLTGKFLTGEAHPNARINLFPQYTRYNSEQCTQATKLYQEIAHKHGLTLTELAMGFVLQQPFLTSAIIGATTMEQLKENIDTIDVFLSKEILTEIAAVQAIIPDPAP